In Populus trichocarpa isolate Nisqually-1 chromosome 16, P.trichocarpa_v4.1, whole genome shotgun sequence, a genomic segment contains:
- the LOC7488045 gene encoding DEAD-box ATP-dependent RNA helicase 37: MRTSWSDSVANSASENAAASGSSGPRPTRATYIPPHLRNQPPSSDSLAPPPAAPSLGNDRVGYSGPVGGSRWGGGGGSRPDHGRSGYGSGGRGGGGWNNRSGGRDRGREREVNPFGDDGDVEPAFGEQENTGINFDAYEDIPVATSGHNVPPPVNTFADIDLGEAVNQNIRRCKYVKPTPVQRNAIPILLAGRDLMACAQTGSGKTAAFCFPIIAGIMREQYVQRPHGGRTMYPLALILSPTRELSSQIHDEAKKFSYQTGVKVVVVYGGAPINQQLRELERGVDILVATPGRLVDLLERARVSLQMIRYLALDEADRMLDMGFEPQIRKIVEQMDMPPCGMRQTMLFSATFPKEIQRLASDFLSNYIFLAVGRVGSSTDLIVQRVEYVQEIDKRSHLMDLLHAQRETEVNSKHSLTLVFVETKKGADSLEHLLHVNGFPATSIHGDRTQQEREMALRSFKSGKTPILVATDVAARGLDIPHVAHVVNFDLPNDIDDYVHRIGRTGRAGNTGMATAFFNENSMSLARPLADLMQEANQVVPAWLTRYASRVLHSGGKNRRSAGARFGGRDFRREGSINKGTEYYGGNSNSGYGVPAGYGGGYNPAVASAWD, from the exons ATGAGAACTTCATGGTCAGATTCTGTGGCCAACTCTGCATCCGAGAATGCAGCAGCTTCTGGTTCGTCTGGTCCGCGTCCTACCCGTGCTACTTACATTCCTCCACACCTTCGTAACCAGCCGCCATCTTCTGATTCTCTGGCTCCACCACCTGCTGCTCCCTCACTAGGAAATGATCGTGTAGGTTATAGTGGGCCTGTGGGTGGCTCTCGatggggtggtggtggtggttcgAGACCGGATCATGGGCGTTCCGGTTATGGTTCTGGTGGTAGAGGAGGTGGTGGTTGGAATAATAGAAGTGGTGGGCGGGACCGCGGGAGGGAGCGTGAGGTGAATCCGTttggtgatgatggtgatgtAGAGCCGGCTTTTGGTGAACAAGAGAATACGGGAATTAACTTTGACGCGTATGAGGATATTCCGGTGGCGACGAGTGGGCACAATGTGCCACCGCCTGTGAATACATTTGCGGATATAGACTTGGGTGAGGCAGTGAATCAGAATATTCGGAGGTGTAAGTATGTGAAACCGACTCCAGTTCAGCGTAATGCTATCCCAATATTGCTTGCTGGGAGAGACTTGATGGCTTGTGCTCAGACGGGTTCAGGGAAGACAGCTGCCTTTTGCTTTCCAATTATTGCTGGAATTATGCGGGAGCAGTATGTACAGAGACCGCATGGAGGGAGGACAATGTACCCTCTGGCTCTTATTCTTTCTCCTACTAGGGAGCTTTCGAGTCAG ATACATGATGAAGCCAAAAAGTTTTCCTATCAAACTGGTGTCAAGGTGGTGGTTGTTTATGGAGGCGCACCAATCAACCAACAG CTCCGAGAACTTGAGAGAGGGGTTGATATTCTTGTGGCCACTCCTGGACGGTTAGTGGATTTGCTTGAGAGGGCCAGAGTATCATTGCAGATGATTAGATATTTGGCTCTTGATGAGGCAGACAGGATGCTGGATATGGGGTTTGAGCCTCAGATTAGAAAGATAGTGGAACAAATGGACATGCCCCCATGCGGCATGAGGCAGACAATGCTGTTCAGTGCCACCTTTCCTAAAGAAATACAG AGACTTGCATctgattttctttcaaattacatatttttggCTGTTGGAAGGGTTGGATCAAGTACTGATTTAATTGTTCAAAGAGTTGAATATGTTCAAGAGATTGATAAGAGAAGTCATCTCATGGACCTTCTTCATGCTCAAAGAGAAACTGAAGTTAATAGCAAG CATTCTCTGACATTAGTTTTTGTGGAGACAAAGAAGGGAGCCGACTCACTGGAACATTTGTTACATGTCAATGGATTTCCTGCTACATCAATTCATGGTGATAGAACACAACAG GAAAGAGAAATGGCACTTAGATCATTCAAGAGTGGGAAGACGCCAATTCTAGTAGCGACAGATGTGGCAGCACGGGGTCTTGATATACCCCATGTGGCTCATGTGGTGAATTTTGATCTTCCAAATGACATTGATGATTATGTTCACAGGATAGGACGAACAGGACGAGCTGGAAATACAGGGATGGCTACTGCCTTCTTTAACGAAAATAGTATGTCATTAGCAAGACCTTTAGCTGATCTAATGCAAGAAGCAAATCAAGTAGTACCTGCGTGGCTCACTCGTTATGCTTCACGGGTTTTGCATAGTGGTGGCAAGAATCGGCGCTCTGCGGGAGCCCGTTTTGGTGGTCGTGATTTCAGAAGAGAGGGTTCTATTAACAAGGGTACAGAATATTATGGAGGGAACAGTAACAGTGGATATGGGGTTCCTGCTGGTTATGGTGGGGGGTACAATCCAGCCGTGGCCAGTGCTTGGGATTAG
- the LOC7488046 gene encoding lipid phosphate phosphatase delta — MESIALWQGLTLCGIVSWIFISSCLNVTQKLRNLVQPWVSHHVITGTPIILQIQKYQHGFLDALFSGLSCVVSVPFYTAFLPLLFWSGHGKLARQMTLLMAFCDYSGNCIKDVVSAPRPSCPPVKRMTATKDEEENALEYGLPSSHTLNTICLSGYLLHYVLSYTPNQDASLKFAGFSIFCLIVCLTGLGRIYLGMHSVIDIIAGLAIGFAILAFWLSVHDYVDSFIVSGQNVMTFWVVLSFLLLFAYPTPELPTPSFEFHAAFTGVAFGIVAGVQQTYHQFHHEAVPHIFTPQLTIPAFFGRVLVGLPTILVVKYCSKALAKWILPVVSNTLGIPIKSTSYIPKLNGSVTGKKSEKNKPTGYAMKLFFFSSQDTFDVDTGIRFLQYSGLAWSVVDLVPSLFSYLRL; from the exons ATGGAGAGCATAGCATTATGGCAAGGTTTGACACTTTGTGGGATTGTTTCATGGATTTTTATATCGTCATGTCTTAATGTCACTCAAAAACTTAGAAATTTGGTCCAGCCTTGGGTTTCTCACCATGTCATCACTGGAACTCCTATCATTCTCCAGATCCAG AAATACCAGCATGGATTTTTGGATGCTTTATTCTCTGGATTGTCCTGTGTTGTTTCTGTGCCTTTCTACACTGCTTTTCTTCCTTTGCTCTTCTGG AGTGGACATGGCAAATTGGCTAGGCAAATGACCCTATTAATGGCGTTCTGTGATTATTCAGGAAACTGCATTAAG GATGTGGTATCAGCTCCTAGACCAAGTTGTCCTCCTGTTAAGAGAATGACTGCCACGAAAGATGAGGAGGAGAATGCTTTGGAATATGGATTGCCTTCTTCCCACACTCTTAACACAATTTGTTTATCTGG ATACCTATTGCACTATGTCCTATCCTATACCCCAAATCAAGATGCCTCCTTGAAATTTGCGGGATTTTCCATCTTTTGCTTGATTGTCTGCCTCACTGGTTTGG GAAGAATTTACCTCGGAATGCACAGTGTAATCGATATCATAGCTGGTCTTGCCATTGGTTTTGCAATCCTTGCATTTTGGCTATCTGTCCATGATTATGTCGACAGTTTCATAGTCTCAGGACAAAATG TTATGACCTTCTGGGTGGTCCTAAGTTTTTTATTGCTGTTTGCTTATCCGACTCCAGAACTTCCAACTCCAAGCTTTGAGTTCCATGCAGCCTTCACTGGTGTTGCATTTGGAATA GTGGCTGGCGTCCAGCAAACCTACCACCAGTTCCACCATGAAGCAGTGCCGCACATATTTACACCGCAACTCACCATCCCAGCTTTTTTTGGAAGAGTGCTCGTGGGCTTGCCAACAATACTCGTAGTGAAGTACTGCAGCAAGGCCCTGGCTAAATGGATCCTTCCTGTCGTCTCAAACACCTTGGGCATCCCTATAAAATCAACCAGCTACATCCCCAAGCTAAATGGATCGGTTACTGGGAAGAAATCGGAAAAGAATAAGCCAACAGGTTATGCTATgaagcttttcttcttctcatctCAGGACACATTTGACGTGGACACAGGTATTAGATTCCTCCAATACTCGGGCCTCGCTTGGTCCGTGGTGGATCTTGTTCCCTCTCTCTTCTCGTATCTGAGGTTGTAA
- the LOC7469909 gene encoding serine/threonine-protein phosphatase PP2A-4 catalytic subunit — MGTNSLSFESITDLDQQIEQLMQCKPLSEPQVRALCEKAKEILMQESNVQPVKSPVTICGDIHGQFHDLAELFRIGGKCPDTNYLFMGDYVDRGYYSVETVTLLVALKVRYHQRITILRGNHESRQITQVYGFYDECLRKYGNANVWKIFTDLFDYFPLTALVESEIFCLHGGLSPTIETLDNIRNFDRVQEVPHEGAMCDLLWSDPDDRCGWGISPRGAGYTFGQDISEQFNHTNSLKLIARAHQLVMDGFNWAHEQKVVTIFSAPNYCYRCGNMASILEVDDCNGHTFIQFEPAPRRGEPDVTRRTPDYFL, encoded by the exons ATGGGGACGAATTCGTTATCTTTTGAATCAATCACCGATCTTGATCAACAGATCGAGCAACTCATGCAGTGCAAGCCTCTCTCTGAACCTCAG GTTAGGGCATTATGCGAGAAAGCTAAGGAGATACTAATGCAAGAAAGCAATGTTCAG CCTGTGAAAAGCCCTGTGACAATATGTGGCGATATTCATGGGCAGTTTCATGATCTTGCAGAACTTTTTCGGATAGGAGGGAAG TGTCCTGATACCAATTACTTGTTTATGGGGGATTACGTGGACCGTGGCTATTATTCTGTTGAAACTGTGACG CTCTTGGTGGCATTGAAAGTGCGCTATCACCAGAGGATTACCATTCTTAGAGGAAACCATGAAAGTCGTCAG ATTACTCAGGTTTATGGGTTTTATGATGAATGTCTACGAAA GTATGGTAACGCTAATGTTTGGAAGATCTTCACGGACCTTTTTGACTATTTTCCATTGACTGCTTTG gttgagtctgaaatattttgtttacatGGTGGATTGTCCCCAACCATAGAGACCCTTGATAACATAAGGAACTTTGATCGTGTTCAAGAAGTTCCTCATGAAGGAGCCATGTGTGATCTGTTGTGGTCTGATCCAGATGACAGATGTGGTTGGGGTATATCACCTCGTGGTGCTGGATATACCTTTGGTCAG GATATATCTGAGCAATTTAATCATACAAACAGCTTGAAGTTGATTGCTAGAGCACACCAGCTTGTCATGGACGGATTTAATTGGGCCCAT GAACAAAAGGTGGTTACCATATTTAGCGCACCTAATTATTGTTACCGCTGTGGAAACATGGCCTCCATATTGGAAGTTGATGACTGCAACGGGCACACATTCATCCAG TTTGAGCCAGCTCCCAGGAGGGGAGAACCTGACGTCACCCGTAGAACACCTGACTACTTTCTGTAA